The following are encoded together in the Zingiber officinale cultivar Zhangliang chromosome 8A, Zo_v1.1, whole genome shotgun sequence genome:
- the LOC122012862 gene encoding UDP-glycosyltransferase 73C3-like has protein sequence MHSIVGMVATDRVTLEGDSGAGYGQLKPHFVLVPFFAQGHVIPMIDLARLLAARGILVTVVSTPSNSSRFKPLVDRANAAGLLIRIADLCFPCAEVGLPDGCENIDLLPSRDLVSNFFAALPKLKEPLVRYLREQRPEPSCLVTDSCMPWTRDVAAELRLPRFVFHGPSCFYMLCSRNVAAGSPEQVPADALQPFLVPGLPELKVEVIRAQALRLFDVPGREKLRDQVIEAEATADGIVFNTFGEMEAPFLDLYQKTLGKPIWPIGPFCFASQETQDAVLRGNKNSVDARRISDWLDSNDPASVIYVSFGTITTNSYSHMFEIGLGLEASHRPFIWVIKPVDMSPEVDHWLAGGFEERTRSQGLILTGWVPQMMILSHPAVGAFLTHCGWNSSLEAVAAGVPVITWPHFWDQFLNEKLVVEVLRIGVALKSQMKTPFVSRESEGLIGRANVERAVESVMGDGEEAEQIRKRARAMGVEARKAMKPGGTSYESLSLMIQHVLEFGNN, from the exons ATGCACAGTATCGTCGGCATGGTCGCCACCGACAGAGTCACCTTGGAAGGCGACTCCGGCGCAGGCTATGGCCAGCTCAAACCCCACTTTGTCCTGGTCCCATTCTTCGCACAAGGCCACGTCATCCCCATGATCGACCTCGCTCGCCTCCTCGCCGCCCGCGGGATCCTCGTCACCGTCGTCTCCACCCCCAGCAACTCCTCCCGGTTCAAGCCCCTCGTCGACCGCGCCAACGCCGCCGGCCTCCTCATCCGAATCGCCGACCTCTGCTTTCCCTGCGCAGAGGTAGGGCTGCCGGACGGCTGCGAGAACATCGACCTCCTGCCCTCGCGCGACCTCGTGTCCAACTTCTTCGCGGCGCTCCCCAAGCTGAAGGAGCCGTTGGTCCGCTACCTCCGGGAACAGCGGCCGGAGCCGAGCTGCCTAGTGACCGACTCGTGCATGCCGTGGACGAGGGACGTCGCGGCGGAGCTCCGGCTGCCGCGCTTTGTCTTCCACGGGCCGTCTTGCTTCTACATGTTGTGCAGCCGCAACGTCGCGGCGGGGTCGCCGGAGCAAGTGCCCGCAGACGCGTTGCAGCCGTTCCTGGTTCCGGGTCTGCCGGAGCTCAAAGTGGAGGTGATTCGAGCTCAGGCATTGAGGCTCTTCGACGTTCCAGGGAGGGAGAAGCTTCGTGACCAG GTGATAGAGGCCGAAGCCACTGCTGATGGAATCGTATTCAACACCTTCGGCGAGATGGAGGCTCCCTTCCTCGATCTCTACCAGAAGACTCTCGGAAAGCCCATTTGGCCCATCGGCCCCTTTTGCTTCGCCAGCCAAGAAACGCAAGACGCCGTCTTGCGTGGCAACAAGAACAGCGTCGACGCCCGGCGCATCTCCGACTGGCTCGACTCCAATGACCCGGCTTCCGTCATCTACGTCAGCTTCGGCACCATCACCACCAACAGTTACTCCCACATGTTCGAGATCGGCCTCGGCCTGGAGGCCTCCCACCGCCCCTTCATCTGGGTGATCAAACCTGTGGACATGTCGCCGGAAGTGGACCATTGGCTCGCCGGAGGGTTCGAGGAGCGGACGAGGTCTCAGGGGTTGATACTGACTGGGTGGGTGCCTCAGATGATGATCCTGTCGCACCCCGCCGTCGGGGCCTTCCTGACGCACTGCGGCTGGAACTCGTCGTTGGAGGCGGTGGCCGCCGGTGTGCCGGTGATCACGTGGCCACACTTCTGGGATCAGTTTCTGAACGAGAAGCTTGTGGTGGAGGTGCTGCGTATCGGGGTGGCGCTGAAGAGCCAGATGAAGACTCCGTTTGTCTCGCGGGAGAGCGAGGGGTTGATCGGCCGCGCGAACGTGGAGAGGGCGGTGGAGTCGGTGATGGGAGACGGAGAAGAGGCGGAGCAGATAAGGAAAAGGGCGAGAGCGATGGGAGTTGAGGCGAGGAAGGCGATGAAACCGGGAGGGACGTCGTACGAAAGCTTGAGCCTCATGATTCAACATGTTTTAGAGTTTGGAAACAATTAA
- the LOC122010568 gene encoding protein PHYTOCHROME KINASE SUBSTRATE 4-like translates to MNSATLTPSQELKVMEKHSVTVSFNGSLYQSSAAFHSSGCSLTPRAIEGALEQRPTGLCADDTELNIFDAERYFREDNPPTAAKNTLVVDDVLERRDLSCDPRTSSVSSADGLRRNDRGGETPPTSSSEASWNSKSSLLSHRLAPPSAAGRTRSSGVRRFFRRSCLCSGNKSVNVEVRRSVESNAPPSVKKQSSRRGDVGLSSIPESSTGDEFKSELNAGEVTKLKISPGNWGKDRSFFNVASRFSPERTFPSEIGHRIVSSRKLFTDTAGFSFPVLSPPRDSLEVFRPSEEVARTMEKSSEFSPPVMALPRLGVRFSYPASPKQRAEEDAASDTSSDLFEIETSLSTTPTTNRPRDSLDELEGRRFIGNGEAAEILHRRRSLEGAAKPSVVPSECYPPSEASVEWSVVTAEGFAANFSSAASNYDEFRFIEEEHDRFAAAMSRERRKSNGLLGCRCEKAVSVGPKPVRIPPPVEPEVLATNIGIAKFRSLGLTQERLGRPVQKN, encoded by the coding sequence ATGAACTCTGCCACTCTCACTCCCTCCCAAGAATTGAAAGTGATGGAGAAGCACAGCGTAACAGTAAGCTTCAATGGCAGCCTCTACCAATCCTCGGCCGCCTTCCACTCCTCTGGCTGCTCACTCACCCCGCGTGCCATCGAAGGGGCCCTCGAGCAGCGACCCACTGGCCTCTGCGCCGACGACACAGAGCTCAACATCTTCGACGCGGAGCGCTACTTCAGAGAAGACAACCCCCCCACCGCCGCCAAGAACACCCTCGTCGTCGATGACGTGCTCGAAAGGCGCGATCTTTCCTGCGATCCTAGGACCTCCTCCGTCTCCTCCGCCGACGGCCTGAGGCGGAATGACCGGGGCGGAGAGACTCCTCCGACCTCGTCCTCCGAGGCGAGCTGGAATAGCAAGTCCAGTTTGCTCTCCCACCGACTGGCGCCGCCCTCCGCAGCCGGGAGGACCCGGTCGTCCGGTGTGCGTAGATTCTTCCGCCGGAGTTGCCTTTGCTCCGGAAACAAGTCCGTCAACGTGGAGGTTCGCCGGTCTGTGGAGTCGAACGCTCCGCCTAGTGTCAAAAAGCAGAGCTCGCGAAGAGGGGATGTGGGACTCAGCAGCATTCCGGAGTCATCTACCGGCGACGAGTTTAAGAGCGAATTGAACGCCGGGGAAGTGACGAAGTTGAAGATATCCCCCGGAAATTGGGGCAAAGATCGGAGCTTTTTCAATGTGGCGAGTCGTTTCTCGCCGGAAAGGACCTTCCCGTCGGAAATAGGCCACCGAATAGTGAGCTCCCGTAAACTCTTCACAGATACCGCTGGATTCTCTTTCCCCGTGTTGAGTCCTCCGCGCGATTCGCTCGAGGTCTTCCGTCCATCCGAGGAGGTGGCTAGGACTATGGAGAAATCGTcggagttctcaccgccagtgaTGGCGCTTCCTCGTCTCGGCGTAAGGTTTTCATACCCCGCGAGTCCCAAGCAACGGGCGGAGGAGGACGCGGCAAGCGACACAAGCTCTGACCTTTTCGAGATAGAGACTTCCCTATCGACGACCCCTACGACGAACCGCCCCCGCGACTCCCTCGACGAACTCGAAGGAAGGCGTTTCATCGGTAACGGCGAGGCGGCTGAGATCCTCCATCGCCGTCGGAGCCTAGAGGGGGCGGCGAAGCCATCCGTCGTCCCCAGCGAATGCTACCCACCGAGCGAGGCGAGCGTGGAATGGAGCGTCGTGACCGCGGAGGGCTTCGCCGCCAACTTCTCCAGCGCGGCCTCCAATTACGACGAGTTCCGTTTCATCGAGGAGGAGCACGACCGGTTCGCGGCGGCGATGAGCAGAGAGCGGCGGAAATCCAACGGCCTGTTGGGCTGCCGGTGTGAGAAAGCTGTCAGCGTCGGGCCAAAGCCGGTTCGGATCCCTCCACCCGTCGAACCGGAGGTCTTGGCAACGAACATAGGCATAGCGAAGTTCAGAAGCCTGGGTTTGACGCAGGAACGGCTAGGCCGTCCGGTTCAAAAAAATTAG